From Haloarcula hispanica ATCC 33960, the proteins below share one genomic window:
- the larE gene encoding ATP-dependent sacrificial sulfur transferase LarE, translating to MSAVSEKLAAAREDLKSRDGVLIAFSGGVDSSVVAALAYDALGDDAIACTAKSETLPAAELTDATRVAEEIGIRHEIVEFSELDSDEFIQNDDMRCYHCRSMRLGAMYDRARELGIDVVCDGTNASDVGEGHRPGLRAVEELDAYSPLLEHDIEKSEVREIAREYDLSVADKPSMACLSSRIPTGLEVTEERLSRVEKAERLLRTWGFEQFRVRDHDGLARIEVGEEELETALDPDFVRTARDHIEDCGFDHVTLDLHGYETGSVSPETEEPAEAETEDVVSNVFDADYPSVD from the coding sequence ATGTCTGCTGTTTCGGAGAAGCTAGCGGCCGCCCGCGAAGACCTCAAGTCGCGAGACGGCGTGCTTATCGCCTTCTCCGGTGGGGTCGATTCGAGTGTCGTCGCCGCACTGGCTTACGACGCCCTCGGCGACGACGCTATCGCCTGTACCGCCAAGTCCGAGACGCTCCCCGCTGCCGAACTGACGGACGCCACGCGCGTCGCGGAGGAGATCGGTATCCGTCACGAAATCGTGGAGTTCTCCGAACTCGACAGCGACGAGTTCATCCAGAACGACGACATGCGGTGTTACCACTGCCGGTCGATGCGCCTGGGCGCGATGTACGACCGCGCCCGCGAACTCGGCATCGACGTGGTGTGTGACGGGACGAACGCCTCCGACGTGGGCGAGGGCCACCGCCCCGGCCTGCGCGCCGTCGAAGAACTGGACGCCTACTCCCCGCTGCTGGAACACGACATCGAGAAGTCCGAAGTCCGCGAAATCGCCCGCGAGTACGACCTCTCCGTAGCCGACAAGCCCTCGATGGCGTGTCTCTCATCGCGGATTCCGACTGGGCTCGAAGTCACGGAGGAACGCCTCTCCCGCGTCGAGAAGGCCGAGCGCCTCCTGCGAACGTGGGGCTTCGAGCAGTTCCGCGTACGCGACCACGACGGCCTCGCCCGCATCGAAGTCGGCGAGGAAGAGCTCGAAACGGCGCTCGACCCCGACTTCGTTCGCACCGCCCGCGACCACATCGAGGACTGTGGCTTCGATCACGTAACGCTGGACCTCCACGGATACGAAACCGGCAGTGTGAGCCCCGAAACGGAGGAGCCAGCTGAAGCGGAGACCGAGGACGTGGTCAGCAACGTCTTCGACGCCGACTACCCGTCCGTCGACTGA